One Paenibacillus riograndensis SBR5 DNA segment encodes these proteins:
- a CDS encoding DUF6442 family protein, with product MKKEEILQKSREEKKDEGKEFIFNKGRKSGVIGMVIMFGILAVFNLYNDRHVTTYALIAMFFGYLGSESFGIYTLTNKKMDLFKTVIGCILSISFLVLYFNGVRN from the coding sequence ATGAAAAAAGAAGAAATATTACAAAAAAGCAGAGAAGAGAAAAAGGACGAAGGCAAGGAATTTATTTTCAATAAAGGCAGAAAAAGCGGAGTTATCGGCATGGTAATCATGTTTGGCATTTTAGCTGTTTTCAACTTGTATAATGATCGCCATGTAACAACTTATGCATTAATAGCCATGTTTTTCGGATATCTGGGCAGTGAAAGTTTTGGGATTTATACATTAACTAATAAAAAAATGGATTTATTCAAAACCGTTATAGGATGTATTTTAAGTATTTCCTTTTTAGTGTTGTATTTTAACGGGGTGAGAAATTAG
- a CDS encoding IS4 family transposase: MSTSNASSLATPDFSFFKRMFLFNTLLLQRLIQTMTTLSTRLGSSISAASADNAERQAIGRLLKNAAITEENVLDCYRLETIRQMKETGEQVFLCVQDTTGVSYGQRDKTTGLGQYTTSNTKGLLTHSAVVFTTTGLPLGLLYQKIWAREPQAKGKRKVSRPYEEKENYRWTEAAQVSAAAVPASLKLIHIGDREADFFEFLVQLQQDGQSYVVRSMQNRITEDGGERLWDKVRAQPAAGEIRVSLPRDTRRGTPARETTLALRFTSGTVQVPIHLQQKGADYSPLSCTLIHVVEVTPLEGQAPIEWFLVTNVSTTNADEAAEKVAWYVQRWKMERFHYILKNGCEVEKLQEHQADRLQKLILFYSIIALQIQHLTYRSREQPEAPAIEVIREDEWQVLYRIAYRTKTAPQQPATLKEVVFALAKLGGFLGRKSDGDPGTKVIWRGLRRFRDVYESYHYLM, encoded by the coding sequence ATGTCTACGTCGAACGCTTCTTCTCTGGCGACGCCGGATTTCTCATTTTTCAAACGGATGTTTCTGTTCAATACCCTTCTCTTACAGCGGTTGATTCAAACCATGACCACGCTGTCCACTCGGCTTGGCTCCTCCATTTCTGCGGCCAGTGCGGACAATGCAGAGCGGCAAGCCATTGGCCGTCTGCTCAAAAATGCAGCGATTACGGAAGAAAATGTGTTGGACTGCTATCGGCTAGAGACGATTCGACAGATGAAAGAGACCGGAGAACAGGTGTTTTTGTGCGTCCAGGACACCACCGGAGTCAGCTACGGGCAACGCGACAAAACCACCGGTCTGGGCCAATACACGACGTCTAACACCAAAGGCTTGCTGACCCATTCCGCTGTGGTGTTCACCACCACCGGGTTGCCGCTGGGACTGCTGTATCAGAAAATCTGGGCTCGGGAACCTCAGGCGAAGGGGAAGCGCAAGGTCAGCCGTCCGTATGAGGAAAAAGAAAACTACCGCTGGACCGAAGCTGCACAGGTCAGCGCCGCTGCGGTGCCAGCGTCCCTGAAGCTGATTCACATCGGCGACCGGGAAGCCGATTTTTTTGAGTTTTTGGTCCAACTGCAGCAAGACGGGCAGTCGTATGTCGTTCGTTCCATGCAAAACCGGATCACGGAGGATGGGGGCGAGCGCCTATGGGACAAGGTGCGTGCCCAGCCCGCCGCGGGCGAAATCCGCGTGTCTCTCCCCCGGGATACCCGCCGGGGTACACCGGCACGGGAGACCACACTGGCCCTTCGGTTTACGAGCGGCACAGTCCAGGTGCCCATTCATTTGCAACAAAAAGGAGCCGATTACTCGCCACTATCCTGTACGCTCATCCACGTGGTGGAAGTGACGCCGCTGGAGGGCCAGGCGCCCATCGAGTGGTTTCTGGTCACTAATGTTTCGACTACCAATGCGGACGAGGCGGCGGAAAAAGTAGCGTGGTACGTGCAGCGCTGGAAAATGGAGCGGTTCCACTACATTTTGAAGAACGGATGCGAAGTCGAAAAGCTGCAGGAACATCAGGCCGATCGGCTCCAAAAACTGATCTTGTTCTACTCAATCATTGCGCTACAAATTCAGCATCTGACGTATCGGTCCAGGGAGCAGCCGGAGGCCCCGGCGATCGAAGTGATCCGCGAAGACGAATGGCAGGTGCTGTACCGGATTGCCTATCGAACCAAGACCGCGCCCCAGCAGCCAGCCACGCTGAAAGAGGTCGTGTTCGCTTTGGCGAAGCTCGGCGGATTTTTGGGACGCAAGAGCGACGGAGACCCGGGCACGAAAGTGATCTGGAGAGGTCTGCGAAGGTTTCGGGACGTGTATGAATCCTACCATTATTTGATGTAA
- a CDS encoding ABC transporter ATP-binding protein encodes MSTAKLVMKQVTQTYGDGDGAMTVLNQLDLTVNEGEFVAVLGPSGSGKSTFLSAAGALLTPTSGEIFIDGEPLSHKNKSELTELRLRKIGFMFQSAQLLPYLKVEEQLLYVAKLAKLSTKEAKERSSYLLKRLEVWERRNHYPEKLSGGQKQRVAIARAWMNKPAILFADEPTASLDFNRGCEVVRMIADEVTSEGKAAVMVTHDERMLEWCDRVYHLQDGVLVEQ; translated from the coding sequence ATGAGTACTGCAAAGTTAGTGATGAAGCAAGTAACACAAACCTACGGCGACGGCGACGGAGCCATGACTGTGCTGAATCAGCTTGACCTTACGGTGAACGAAGGGGAGTTTGTCGCTGTACTGGGGCCATCCGGCTCCGGCAAAAGCACCTTCCTCTCCGCAGCCGGTGCGCTGCTGACCCCGACCAGCGGGGAAATCTTCATTGATGGAGAGCCGCTGAGCCATAAGAACAAGAGCGAACTGACCGAGCTGCGGCTGCGCAAGATCGGTTTTATGTTCCAGAGTGCACAGCTGCTGCCTTATCTGAAAGTGGAGGAACAGCTGCTGTACGTGGCTAAGCTGGCGAAGCTTAGTACCAAGGAAGCGAAGGAGCGGTCCTCCTATCTGCTGAAGCGGCTGGAGGTTTGGGAGCGGCGGAACCATTATCCTGAAAAGCTCTCCGGCGGGCAGAAGCAGCGCGTGGCGATTGCGAGAGCGTGGATGAACAAGCCGGCGATCCTCTTCGCCGACGAGCCGACGGCCAGCCTGGATTTCAACCGCGGCTGCGAGGTGGTGCGGATGATCGCGGACGAGGTGACAAGCGAAGGCAAAGCTGCGGTCATGGTGACCCACGACGAGCGGATGCTGGAGTGGTGCGACCGGGTGTACCATCTGCAGGATGGTGTGCTGGTTGAGCAGTAA
- a CDS encoding sensor histidine kinase, translated as MKSLYVRMSLLFCSVIVISSVLGFLISNAYYQAAIKPQNDAKLTKMAIGLQSFIEDHPDTVEEYLLSTASLGYKMYLSNDQGDERFYGLPFRKNDLKEGELQKVLAGSIYHGVADFPSRMFITGFFDNQLSNTIGVPIHIHGQPYALFMRPDAQVQFGELRLFFAVLIAGTILFSLWFVLITVFHVVRPITRLTEATKKISKGRYDIKLYTARRDEIGQLASHFMSMSRELERTNRARQEFVANVSHEIESPLTSIQGFAHALKDGTLPEQQRMEYLSIIDQESRRLSVLSKQLLTLSSLDYDENALDRKSIELRAQLRQVLQIMEWRLTEKELAVRLQVADITLQGDANLLYQVWMNLLSNAIKYTQTGGTIAISAKAENQHCMVTVTDNGEGIPADQLPMIFDRFYKVDRARTRDSNSSGLGLSIVRKIIEVHGGTVEATSTVGEGTTFTVTLPLL; from the coding sequence ATGAAGTCGCTGTATGTAAGAATGAGCCTGCTGTTCTGTTCCGTGATTGTAATCAGCAGTGTGCTGGGGTTTCTCATCTCGAACGCTTACTATCAGGCCGCAATCAAACCGCAGAACGATGCCAAGCTCACCAAAATGGCCATTGGCCTGCAGTCCTTTATTGAAGATCACCCGGATACGGTTGAGGAATATCTGCTCAGTACGGCATCCCTGGGCTACAAGATGTATCTCTCCAATGACCAAGGCGATGAACGGTTCTATGGACTGCCCTTCCGCAAAAATGACCTGAAGGAAGGCGAGCTGCAAAAGGTGCTGGCAGGCAGCATCTACCATGGAGTAGCGGATTTTCCCAGCAGGATGTTCATTACCGGTTTTTTTGACAATCAGCTCAGCAATACGATTGGTGTCCCTATACATATTCATGGCCAACCCTACGCGCTGTTCATGCGTCCGGATGCTCAAGTGCAGTTTGGCGAGCTGCGGCTGTTTTTTGCGGTGCTGATTGCCGGTACAATTCTGTTCAGCCTGTGGTTTGTCCTGATCACCGTTTTTCATGTGGTGAGGCCGATCACCCGGTTAACAGAAGCCACCAAAAAAATCTCCAAGGGCAGATACGATATCAAGCTCTACACGGCCCGGCGTGATGAAATCGGCCAGCTTGCTTCCCACTTTATGAGCATGAGCCGGGAGCTGGAGCGGACGAACCGGGCGCGGCAGGAGTTTGTCGCCAACGTCTCGCATGAGATCGAATCGCCGCTGACCTCCATTCAAGGGTTCGCCCACGCGCTGAAGGACGGCACACTTCCGGAGCAGCAGCGGATGGAGTACCTGTCTATCATCGATCAGGAGAGCCGCAGGCTGTCGGTGCTGAGCAAGCAGCTGCTGACCTTGTCTTCGCTCGATTATGACGAGAATGCGCTGGACCGCAAAAGCATTGAACTCCGGGCGCAGCTTCGCCAGGTGCTGCAGATTATGGAGTGGCGGCTGACAGAGAAGGAGCTGGCGGTGCGGCTGCAGGTGGCGGATATTACCCTTCAGGGGGATGCCAATTTGCTCTATCAGGTATGGATGAATCTTTTGTCCAATGCGATAAAATATACCCAAACCGGCGGGACAATTGCGATCTCGGCGAAAGCCGAGAATCAGCACTGCATGGTTACCGTTACGGATAATGGCGAAGGCATTCCGGCGGATCAGCTGCCGATGATCTTTGACCGGTTCTACAAAGTGGACCGGGCGCGCACCCGCGACAGCAACAGCAGCGGCCTGGGATTATCCATTGTGCGCAAAATTATCGAGGTTCACGGCGGCACCGTTGAGGCAACGAGCACAGTGGGGGAAGGAACAACCTTTACGGTGACGCTGCCGCTTCTGTAA
- a CDS encoding response regulator transcription factor gives MKKILVADDDVNIRTLLRHVLTREGYAVLEAADGREAMGLMKGSTVDLAVVDVMMPYIDGLELCQHIRETYDIPVILLTARQQLSDKEQGYLRGTDDYVTKPFEPDELLFRIKALFRRYSVAASDKIRLNSLVIDRKNYEISDGNDVLLLPVKEFELLAQLAEYPGRLFSRSELIELVWGADYEGDERTVDVHIKRLRDRFSEYKNDFTIRTVRGIGYKVETVSP, from the coding sequence ATGAAGAAAATATTAGTGGCCGACGACGATGTGAATATCCGCACGCTGCTGCGGCATGTGCTGACCAGGGAAGGGTATGCTGTGCTGGAGGCCGCCGACGGGCGTGAGGCCATGGGACTGATGAAAGGCAGTACCGTGGATTTGGCGGTTGTAGATGTGATGATGCCGTATATAGACGGGTTGGAGCTATGCCAGCATATCCGGGAGACGTATGATATTCCGGTCATTCTGCTTACCGCACGGCAGCAGCTCAGCGACAAGGAGCAGGGGTATTTACGCGGGACGGATGATTATGTCACCAAGCCTTTTGAACCAGACGAATTGCTCTTTCGCATCAAAGCCTTGTTCCGCCGTTATTCTGTAGCTGCGAGTGACAAGATCCGCCTGAATTCATTGGTGATTGACCGGAAAAATTATGAGATCAGCGATGGCAACGATGTGCTTCTGCTGCCCGTAAAGGAATTTGAACTGCTGGCCCAGCTTGCGGAGTATCCGGGACGGCTGTTCTCGCGCAGCGAGCTGATTGAGCTGGTATGGGGAGCGGATTATGAGGGGGATGAGCGGACGGTCGATGTGCACATCAAACGCCTGCGCGACCGGTTCAGCGAATACAAAAATGATTTTACCATCCGCACGGTCCGGGGCATCGGCTATAAAGTTGAAACGGTGAGTCCATGA
- a CDS encoding SDR family oxidoreductase yields MTIMITGAAGQLGNLIIENLLAELSDGTIIAGVRNLDTATHFKDKGVVVRCADYDRPETLQDAFAGVNKLLLISSSHSDDAVRLTQHTNVIDAAKAAGVAHILYTSFAFPQAGNKGTSSVHGLTEQAILDSGMEYTILRNGLYIDFVGVLGLNEAIRSGVLATQPGDWQFNAVTRRDLARATAKVLAGSGHEHRIYELAAAQTWTFAGLAEVLTELAGKPVIHTADASVQHWIYHFLNSIDTKSTSNDLEQLMGQPVTSLKESIAPFLNLENV; encoded by the coding sequence ATGACTATTATGATCACCGGAGCTGCAGGACAATTAGGCAATCTAATTATTGAGAATTTGCTAGCCGAACTCTCGGACGGCACAATCATCGCGGGAGTCCGTAATTTGGATACGGCTACACACTTCAAAGACAAAGGAGTTGTAGTCCGCTGCGCCGATTACGATAGACCGGAAACGCTGCAGGATGCTTTTGCCGGAGTGAACAAGCTGCTGCTGATTTCCAGCTCACATTCCGATGATGCCGTCCGGCTGACTCAACACACAAATGTAATCGATGCAGCCAAGGCAGCCGGAGTTGCGCATATTTTGTATACCAGCTTTGCTTTTCCGCAAGCAGGCAATAAGGGAACAAGCAGCGTTCATGGACTTACCGAGCAGGCGATACTCGATTCGGGAATGGAGTATACGATTTTACGCAACGGCCTGTACATTGATTTCGTGGGCGTACTTGGCCTGAATGAGGCAATACGCAGTGGAGTGCTGGCGACGCAGCCTGGTGATTGGCAGTTCAATGCCGTAACACGCCGTGACCTGGCGCGGGCAACCGCAAAGGTGCTGGCCGGAAGCGGGCATGAGCATCGGATTTATGAGCTGGCTGCGGCCCAGACATGGACGTTTGCCGGCCTTGCAGAAGTGCTTACTGAGCTTGCCGGCAAGCCGGTAATCCATACCGCAGATGCGTCTGTGCAGCACTGGATCTATCATTTTCTGAACAGTATTGATACTAAGTCCACCTCAAACGATCTGGAGCAATTGATGGGACAGCCCGTAACATCGCTTAAGGAGAGCATCGCACCTTTTTTGAATCTGGAGAATGTGTGA
- a CDS encoding WD40/YVTN/BNR-like repeat-containing protein, giving the protein MAGIPPETGQVWSPASLGGGGYITGLIQHPAQSGVLYARCDVAGAFASLDGGFTWEARNGGLGKAYHHQVQSFAISPHRPEVLFRCSGEVRGRTFCGSVHKSADGGHTWREVCTGMGFYGNGPTRMYGEVIAVDPHHPEIVAAGGYTGGLWISRDEGESWMRTPLPEDRYGCVAFHPGIPGMLYAGTISDEDLNMDYAETGEGGVLGLLQDLPRGNAGRLYASSDLGDTWMLLHEGPSFAELAFDSRDPQRLMAACIWNGICSSPDGGRNWQTNMAGLPEAGQRYGSVVQDSHQPQRWYTAPDVRPHMKAVPPVPLYVSGLAGNRSGEWQLIRQHNDEDLSGFPDYMDHFGGGSRAAAAGWAISTIIADRFVEDRLYLTNWYGVAVSSDGGRTWCAGQFSGLETTCMEAVAAAPQQPGKFCVTMADHPPKVTEDGGRSFWNLPGIPGYSGSTAVAISRSDPHRYLYGLAGHGRTACIAVCRNAGGKASAVLPLGTGLFVQALREDGVKNGSFYAYVDGPVASGAGIYRSSDDGMTWEQTAFRPPSYMDTLPHHKTWIEAELLPVVVYQVKNACGSNQLLAASPFHQGRILIGEWTEGIWESRDGGDTWKSIGEGLPFQRSGPASVLNAIAYSTNHPDRVYAGFISEGLWHSSNGGRTWSKLYPLIEGEVFNVSALAVGTDDEGEDLLLLASEPMVVNGTDSQVVYSRDGGCSWQAWEQSGIGAVRWKGIAFDCEGRQVLGVSCGNGAFHKRLADKI; this is encoded by the coding sequence GTGGCTGGGATTCCGCCCGAAACCGGGCAGGTCTGGTCACCGGCCTCGCTGGGCGGTGGCGGTTATATTACGGGATTAATTCAGCATCCCGCACAAAGCGGAGTACTGTATGCCCGCTGTGATGTGGCGGGCGCCTTCGCCAGCCTCGATGGCGGCTTCACCTGGGAAGCGCGGAACGGCGGGCTGGGCAAGGCTTATCACCACCAGGTGCAGAGCTTTGCCATTAGTCCGCACCGCCCCGAGGTGCTGTTCCGCTGCTCCGGGGAGGTGCGGGGCCGTACATTCTGCGGCTCAGTACACAAGTCAGCCGACGGCGGGCACACCTGGAGAGAGGTGTGTACGGGGATGGGCTTTTACGGCAACGGGCCGACCCGGATGTACGGTGAAGTCATCGCAGTAGACCCCCACCACCCGGAGATCGTAGCTGCCGGGGGGTACACCGGCGGCTTATGGATCAGCCGGGATGAAGGGGAGAGCTGGATGCGGACTCCGCTGCCGGAGGATCGGTACGGTTGTGTCGCTTTTCATCCGGGCATACCGGGAATGTTATATGCCGGAACCATAAGCGACGAGGATCTGAATATGGACTACGCCGAGACAGGCGAAGGAGGGGTGCTGGGGCTGCTCCAGGATTTGCCCCGGGGGAACGCAGGCAGGCTGTACGCCAGCAGCGATCTGGGGGACACCTGGATGCTCCTGCATGAAGGCCCAAGCTTTGCCGAGCTGGCCTTTGACAGCCGCGATCCGCAGCGGCTGATGGCGGCCTGCATCTGGAACGGCATCTGCAGCAGCCCGGATGGCGGGCGGAACTGGCAGACTAATATGGCCGGACTGCCGGAAGCCGGGCAAAGATACGGCTCGGTTGTGCAGGACAGCCATCAGCCGCAGCGGTGGTATACAGCCCCTGATGTCCGTCCGCATATGAAGGCGGTTCCCCCGGTTCCGCTGTATGTATCCGGATTAGCCGGCAACAGGAGCGGGGAATGGCAGCTCATCCGGCAGCATAACGATGAGGATCTGAGCGGGTTCCCGGACTATATGGATCACTTCGGCGGCGGATCACGGGCGGCGGCGGCCGGATGGGCGATATCCACAATCATCGCCGACCGGTTCGTCGAAGACCGGCTCTATCTGACCAACTGGTACGGCGTTGCCGTCAGTTCAGACGGCGGGAGAACCTGGTGTGCAGGTCAGTTTAGCGGACTGGAAACAACATGCATGGAGGCGGTTGCCGCCGCTCCGCAGCAGCCGGGCAAATTCTGTGTGACGATGGCTGATCATCCGCCAAAGGTAACGGAGGATGGCGGCCGAAGCTTTTGGAATCTTCCGGGTATCCCCGGTTATTCAGGGAGTACTGCTGTGGCAATTTCACGGTCAGACCCGCACCGCTATCTCTACGGATTAGCGGGTCACGGAAGGACCGCCTGCATTGCTGTCTGCCGTAACGCCGGAGGGAAGGCATCAGCCGTACTGCCGCTCGGGACCGGATTGTTTGTGCAAGCTTTGCGGGAGGACGGAGTGAAGAACGGGAGCTTTTATGCTTATGTGGATGGTCCGGTAGCTTCAGGAGCCGGTATCTACCGGTCCAGTGATGACGGAATGACCTGGGAGCAAACCGCTTTTCGTCCTCCGTCTTACATGGATACCCTTCCGCATCACAAGACCTGGATCGAAGCTGAATTGCTCCCCGTTGTGGTGTACCAGGTCAAAAATGCCTGCGGGTCCAATCAATTGCTGGCTGCAAGCCCGTTTCACCAAGGCCGGATACTGATTGGCGAATGGACCGAAGGGATTTGGGAATCACGCGATGGCGGTGACACGTGGAAGTCCATCGGTGAAGGACTGCCGTTTCAGCGCAGCGGCCCTGCATCCGTACTGAACGCTATAGCCTATTCAACAAATCACCCTGATCGGGTGTATGCAGGATTCATCTCAGAAGGCCTGTGGCACAGCAGCAATGGCGGACGGACCTGGAGCAAGCTGTATCCGCTCATAGAAGGTGAGGTTTTTAATGTCTCGGCATTGGCCGTAGGCACGGATGATGAAGGGGAAGATCTTTTGCTGCTGGCCAGTGAACCGATGGTGGTGAACGGTACGGACTCACAGGTTGTATACAGCCGGGATGGCGGCTGCAGCTGGCAGGCTTGGGAGCAGTCCGGGATTGGCGCAGTGCGCTGGAAGGGAATAGCCTTCGATTGTGAGGGGAGACAGGTGCTTGGCGTGTCCTGCGGGAACGGAGCCTTTCATAAGCGCCTGGCGGACAAAATATAA
- a CDS encoding ABC transporter permease, whose protein sequence is MFLALREMRHSKARYSLIIVIMLLVSFLVLFVTGLARGLAYANISAVENMPANYYAVQKDADHAFRRSQLNETELSAARSIAGEQNAAPLAVQMSTITADKADVKADVTFFAVDMNGMLAPKVTQGTEITNETQGSVVADSKLKESGVTIGSTIKDQASGLTFKVAGFVDDNSYSHTPVVYINTLDWKAMRQGFGQSGQDAEAVPYNVIALKIDSAQASEITEKLGNVEVITQKQAIASIPGYSAEQNSLLMMIVFLFVIAAFVLAVFFYVITIQKTSQFGILKAMGTKMSYLAWSVVGQVLILSVASLAVSLLLTFGMNLGLPDSMPFQLEGQTILLTCVLFVGMSLLGSLISVARVARVDALEAIGRAGA, encoded by the coding sequence ATGTTTTTGGCATTAAGGGAGATGAGGCACTCCAAAGCACGGTACAGCCTCATTATAGTCATAATGCTCCTGGTTTCGTTCCTGGTCCTGTTCGTGACCGGATTGGCCAGAGGCCTGGCGTATGCCAATATCTCTGCAGTGGAAAATATGCCCGCAAATTATTACGCTGTACAAAAAGATGCAGATCATGCATTCAGACGTTCCCAGTTGAATGAAACCGAGCTTTCTGCCGCCCGTTCGATTGCAGGGGAGCAGAATGCTGCCCCCTTGGCGGTGCAGATGAGCACGATAACCGCAGATAAGGCGGATGTAAAGGCGGATGTCACCTTTTTTGCTGTAGATATGAACGGAATGCTGGCACCCAAAGTGACTCAAGGAACGGAAATCACCAACGAGACTCAGGGCAGTGTTGTGGCAGATTCCAAGCTCAAAGAGTCAGGGGTGACCATCGGCAGTACGATCAAGGATCAGGCTTCCGGGTTGACCTTCAAGGTTGCGGGGTTTGTGGACGACAATTCATACAGCCATACCCCTGTTGTCTATATCAACACATTGGATTGGAAAGCTATGAGACAAGGCTTCGGCCAGAGCGGCCAGGATGCAGAGGCTGTTCCTTATAATGTGATTGCGTTGAAGATTGACTCAGCCCAAGCCTCCGAAATCACGGAAAAGCTGGGGAATGTGGAGGTCATTACGCAAAAGCAGGCGATTGCCAGCATCCCCGGCTACTCCGCCGAGCAGAATTCACTGCTGATGATGATTGTGTTCCTGTTCGTCATTGCTGCATTTGTGCTTGCCGTATTCTTCTATGTCATCACGATCCAGAAGACCAGCCAGTTCGGCATCCTGAAGGCGATGGGCACCAAGATGTCGTACTTGGCCTGGAGCGTAGTCGGTCAGGTGTTGATCCTCTCGGTAGCCAGTCTTGCGGTCAGTCTGCTGCTGACCTTTGGGATGAATCTGGGGCTGCCGGATTCGATGCCCTTCCAGCTGGAAGGCCAAACCATCCTGCTGACTTGTGTGCTGTTCGTCGGAATGTCACTGCTGGGCTCGCTGATTTCTGTTGCCAGAGTGGCGAGAGTTGACGCTTTGGAAGCGATAGGGAGGGCTGGAGCATGA
- a CDS encoding helix-turn-helix transcriptional regulator: protein MSEPLVLKNNLRKARSERNLSQAQLAEMVGVSRNTISSIETGQFNPTAKLALIICIALDKKFEEMFYF from the coding sequence ATGAGTGAACCTTTAGTTTTAAAAAATAATCTCCGGAAAGCAAGAAGCGAACGCAATTTATCGCAGGCACAATTGGCAGAAATGGTTGGCGTTTCAAGAAATACGATAAGTTCTATAGAAACGGGGCAGTTTAACCCTACAGCAAAATTGGCTTTGATTATATGCATTGCACTGGACAAAAAATTCGAAGAAATGTTTTATTTTTAG